The genomic segment ACCTTTTTTGTGTACTTCCTGCATTGCTGAACCTTTGTCTTTACTAACGACCAAATAGTGCGGTGTGATCCATGTAGTTAACCTACCTAATGGAATAAggttttgttgtgtttgttgttgtttgtgtACTTGCTGACACTAGTTGCACGCAGGGTTATAAAGAATTCTAAGAATATGATGTCTGCGTCTGTTGGAAATCTTCAACTTGCTGACGAGGAGATTGTCCTTGATATTGACGGGACAATTCCAACTCAACCTGTTCTTCAACATATTGGAATCGTTGCATGGCCTGGTGAGTCGTTCATTCTAATACCCAAAAGCcgattttatttgtttaaatagtCTAGTTGTCGATGCTGATTTTAGTTCTCCAACATGTTGGAATTTATTACTGTGATTATTACAGATTCAAATAGCTTGTATAGGTGGTTAGCAACTCTCACTATTTAACACTATGCTGCTGGAGTCATTGAGCTACTAAGAGCCCAATCAGTCACCAAGGGCTGCACTCAAATATTTGTAGTTAATTACTTCTACAAAATTCCCTTAGTTGCTTTTTTTGCACCAATTAAAGGAAAACCCTTGTGCTGGTTAGTTATCATGAATGTCTATTTGCatgaaaaaaatcatgaaataatCTCCTGCATTTATGCTCAGGGGAAGTCTTTTTAGGACCTTAATTAGAAGCTGATTTGTAGAACGCCAGCAAATTGGATTGTGTggaatgaattaaattattttagatcacCTTTCCTTGCTGCTTTGTGTCTGACTAGGAACCCATTTTCATCTTGCTAAGTAATGATCCATACATGTTTTCCACCTTACTCAGTTGAACCTCAATTTTCTGACCTTTTTAGGGCGGTTGACCCTGACCAATTATGCTCTGTACTTTGAGTCGCTGGGAGTTGGTATATATGAGAAAGCTGTTCGATATGATCTGTGCTCAGACTTGAAACAGGTCATAAAGCCTGATCTAACTGGACCCCTTGGTGCTCGCCTGTTTGATAAAGCTGTGATGTACAAGTCAACTTCTGTGTATGTTATCTGTTGACAAATTTCACCATACTTGTCTGTACATTTCATTACCTGTCCACTTGAATATGATTTTTCACTATGTATTGACAGAGCAGAGCCTGCATATTTTGAATTCCCTGAATTTAAAGCAAACTTGCGTCGTGACTATTGGTTGGACATTAGTCTGGAGATCTTACGTGCACACAAGTTTATCAGGAAATACAACCTTAAAGAGACACAAAAACTAGAAGTACTTGCCAGGGCTATTCTGGGCATTTTCCGTTATCGTGCAGTTAGAGAAGCTTTCCGGTTTTTCTCATCCCACTATAAAACTTTACTTACTTTTAACCTAGCTGAAAATCTTCCACGGGGAGACCTAATCTTGGAAACCATTGCACATAACTTAGCAAATTTGACTGCTGTTTCTGGTAAACGTGATGTTCCTGCCTCTAAAGATACAAAAGGGCATCTATCAGTGTCTCCAGCTGCAGTTATGGCACTTTTCTATCTTGGATTCAGATCAAAAATGATGGTTGATATTTGTGAGGGAACAATTTTTGTTAGTGATATGGGGGTTGGTGAGATACATCCCTTGGAAATTGCAGTGAAAAAGTCCCTTCTGGACACTGGAAAAGCTGAAGCTGCACAAGCAACCGTGGACCAAGTGAAGGTGGAGGGAATCGATACAAATGTTGCTGTAATGAAGGTTCACTATTATTTACATTCCATACtcctttatttttttggaaaaaataaatctGAGCTCCTTTGATTATGGAAATTATAGTGAAGTTAAGATGATTAATTAGAAAGGAAACTGACATGAATTTGTTATAATATGCTTTATATCCTCACTTAGTTAGATATAGCTTTGTTGTTGTCGTTGTCGAAATATGCTGCAACCAAAATTGAAAATGCTCCTTCATCTCGTTATTTTGCTTCATACTTGAAatgtatttcaattttaaaccTGAAAATATGTCTACTGGGTGGGCTTAGGATATCCATTGAATTACTTAGCTTCTCAAACTCAAAATATAAAGTTTCCCAAGTGGATgatggaaaaataaaaggaactaatattttttgtatatgtGGTATGGTTAATTCTTTTAACTCTTTGTAGGAACTACTATTCCCCGTCATTGTATCTGCTAATCGACTACGGCTGTTGGCCTCATGGAAAGACTTCTACAAATCGGCAGCCTTTTTGCTACTCACGTGTTATATGATTATAAGGTAATTGTTTTATTGTAAAATCAGCATATGATTGGATTTGGCCCACATTAACATCCTTTGTCATTTTATGTCTTTTTAAATTGGTGAGTTCTGTATAAATGTCAGTACTCTCTCATTTTTTGTTAATAGGTAGCTTTCATCCTCAACTCTCACattttttgtgttgtttcttGTCTCAAATTTTGTCCCGTCAATTATAAATCTAATAATCATAACCACTTTATCTAAATCCTTAAGGGTATGTTCATTTTGAAGATGGATTTTAGGGAGAGTGAGTGGGTGAATTTGAATAGATTTGGAGGTAAAGTTTGTGTCCTTTCTTTTAAAGGATTTGGAGGTGAAaatgagtggatttggaagtaaaaatTGTGAGAGTTTGTGAGTgatttgattgatatgataaataaaaaaaaattttaatagattaaaatataagGTTACCATTTTGCCATTAaggtaaaaattaatattttattaatattattattttattattattattattattatacatgtaatatatattattattacttattattattatataatataattattacatatttttttagaCTTGTCTTGgagaaattttaatattcataatCCTAGTATTCTCAAAGGTCCCTGAATATGGTAAATGGATCAAGAATCACAACAAGCTATATAATCAAGAACCCACACATATGCATGCTCATGGAATCGGTTCCACAAGCCCCAAAACCAATTCCCTTGCCTTTAACCCTTCATGGAATTGGTTCCACTACACCCAAAACCGATTCCTAACACTCCACTGTCACAACCGTTCATGAAACGCTTTCCAGGACCACCTTCCCATTTGCCTTCACCACCATGGAGGTCCACCACCCCGCCACCCACGCTGCTATTGGGTTACACCCATTTTACCATGTGACCTCCTATGGAACTCACCTCAAACATTGTGAAGTTGAATACCACACTATTTCCACCAACACAGACAAAACTCCGAAACAAAAGTTCCCACCTCTTAGAACTAATAAACTGAACCACCCACCTTAATATAGTAGGAACATTATTGTAAAACAATCACTATCACTCTCAAATCTGTTCAACACACGAGAGATGGAAGGACGATGTGATCCTGCTAATCCGTGCTCTCCATCGCTTGCAGATCGTTGGAAACAAACACCATTAGTCATCACTAATATGCTTCACGTAATCTACTTGAATAGTAAATTAGTGCAAACGGATGCGCCCTAAGATAATGGGTAAGACACAACCATGATTTCCTTAGTTTATTAGCATTTTCCTCACTCATATAAATGGACAAAGCTCAAGTTGATCACTATTAGGTGTTGAGTTTTATGTATTGATTATTGAGAAATAATTGTAAATTAAACCAAATTACAGTACAAGAGACTCAAGAAACAcaaaaagcaaagaaacaaatcAATATGGAAGGATATTGATCAaatgactaaaatgtattttttatattatttaacgAGTGCATGTCTGATGTTACGTCTAATTACTTGTCCTGCCTTTAATCTGTCCATGATGTTTTTCGCACCATTCTGCATACAGGGGGTGGATCCAGTACCTTCTGCCATCCATTTTTGTGTTTGTTGCAATTCTCATGCTCTGGAGAAGGTATTTCAGAAAGGGAAGGTCATTAGAAGCCTTCATAGTAACTCCTCCCGCAAATCGAAATGCTGTAGAACAACTGCTCACATTACAAGAGGCGATTACACATTTTGAAGCAGTCATTCAAGCTGCAAATATTACTCTCCTAAAGTTGAGAGCTCTTCTACTTGCTATCTTACCACAGGTGAGTATCGTAGTCATGCTCTATTTCTAcgatgaaagaaaacaaaatgttgtGCATGTAGCTGGTCGAATACATAATGAGGTTTGTGCAGAGTTTCATAATCCAATATGAATGAAGTAGATATGTTATTACCTAAAAGAGATTTTATTTACCTAAAAACGATTCCTTAAAGAGTTAACCTTTTTCTGAAGTTTAGCATTTGTTGTGCAGGCAACAGAGAAGGTTGCAGTAATACTTGTATTCATAGCAGCTGTGTTTGCTTTTGTTCCACCAAAATATATCTTTTTGGTAGTATTCCTTGAGTATTACACAAGGGAGATGCCATGTAGGAAGGAAAGTAGTGATAGATGGATAAGGCGGATTAGAGAATGGTGGATCAGAATACCAGCTGCTCCTGTCCAGCTCATTAAGCCTGAAGActccaaaaaaagaaaatgatttcaTACGCCCAAAAGCTTCACATAATTTTCTGGGTAACTATCATTCATTAACCATATAATTTAGTTCCTTCATTCTTCTCCTTTTTTGTCTATTCTTCAAGTATGCATATCCTTCTCGTATTTGGCAGCAAAGTTGTATAATACTCTCTTACCTCTTCTATGCTTCCTCAGGTAGTTTGGATCTTTTGTACGGCCCCACAATGATGTGCTAAAGAAGTTTTGACAAAAACAAGCTTATTTTCGATGTCATTACCTTTAAAATTCAGTAGATATAATAAGCAATATGTTGATGTAATAGAATTTGATCTAGGCATGACTAAATACTGGATTGTgggaaaaatatgtaaataccCAAAACTGATCCTACGAAAACGTactcaaattcaatttattctTGAGTAAACACCACACAATTCTCATAATTGAACATGAGTCATTTTAATCTTTCTTTGACGTTCAGTAAGTATTTTCAAGATTCAATTTAGCTTGTTAATAGTTTGTTGTAGACTAATTAATACGCATGtatttagtttttgaaaaaactgattatttattaaaattagataTAAAATAACTAATGGAACGACGTATTGTGTTTATGATcttgaaaaaaattgttgattttttatttcttcagatttttattaacaaattggATGTttcgtaaaaaaaaatgttcatctCTCTTTACATATTCACTTTGTAAAAAAACGAAATAGTAATACAATGTTTTCCCCCCTACCCTTTTACATATAACACAAGATAATGTGAATAATATTTGCACATAATTCCTACATTTCGCAATGGCCTTTCATAACTTCTGTATCCTGGAAAAAACACCCCGGAGATCCAATTTGCACGAGTTCTGAAATCTTCTCTACTTCTGACAGAATATAGACTACTTGATTCTCTTTTATACATTTTCTGGCCAGAACTCTCTGAAAAAAGCTCGTTCAAACTCCTTCTCTTGCATTTTCTTCTCCAACTCCTGCATCTTTCTCATCCGTTTAGACAAAgttttgcttttcttttgaGGTAAATGATCCTGAAATTATTTACAGCCAATGACAAGCAGTAAATCATTAACAGTAAAAAACTAATGATGCCGCCACAGTAACATGAAAACGTCAAATATTCAAAATCAATAGTTTTAGTGCCTCATAGTGCCTTATTTACGGCCAGTTATTGTTTGCAGGGACTGTTTGCAGTAAGACAGAGAATGCACCATTTCAAGGTTGCCAAACTAGCAAGTTACTTTACAATTCCAGTGATGAAAAATGAGTTGAATCACATGAAAGAATCATTTGTCTCAAGCAAACTTGGTCAGATTCAAACTTATGAGTCTAGGCCTGACGAACAAATTCAGCTTGTCAACCCCTTTAACACCAAAAGAATACCCTCCAGAACAACTCCATTTGGTTAGTGTTCCTTCAAGTTTTCTTCTCGAACACCCACaccaaattttacaaaaaaaaaaaggaatttgaAGAATTAGTCTATTTCAATCAATTAAACTTGGAACCAACATTCTTCAAGTAATACAGCCTTTTCCGTTCATCCTCCAACTCCAAACAAAAAGGTAGTAATTTCATGGTTATGTCATGCTTCTGGATATGTCAAGCCAGAGTTCTTTCTACCACTTAAAATtgtttatgtaaatttttacaCAATAGATGCAAACAGAGAGATGGTATAAAACCCTAGGCAGTGATCTAAAAGACaatcttaagaaaatattaccTGTTGACTGGTCTCTTTAGAGGAATCGCTATGATCCGGTTTCACTTTCACGGcctttttcttcactttatcTGCTCCCAAACCtcgtttattattttttacataagtTTCCACGGGTTCTAATCTACCCTGTTTCCATAACAAATTATTCATCAGAATTATTGTAATCATCACAATGGTTATGCTATTTCTGTTCCCCAAGCATGTGTTTTTGAATTAAGAACATTTAATGCCCAGGTAAAGTGTTACTCTCTCTCTCCTAAGTGATTcctaaagtaaaaaaaaattacacaagtaATCTCCCAAGAATTAGAAATCAAGAAAATGGTCTATTTTGAACTAATACGAATCAACAGAAGGGTTGAATGTTACGACTTCAACATTTACAAACATTTTTTTGAGAGCAAATTCCATCAATCAGTTAGAAAGAGAGTAAGAAAGAAAACCTGCTCAGATACTCCAAGACCAGTCCCTTCTTTCCAACCTTGTTTCTTCAATAGCTGCATAAAACAGCACCCCAAATTATATTTTCACGaaacaagagaaaagaaattataaaaccCAAAAAGAATCACAGCACATAAAATGAAATACAGCTAAGAAACAAAGTACCTGAAATCCAATATTGGAAGAATTTATTGCCGTTGCTGAACCCGGCATCTCTTCCATGGCTTTTCGACCTTAATCTGCATACCCAATTGAACAACAAACATTCATACACTGGAAAAATCATGATCAAATCAAAGCATTTAAAGTTCCAAaaattctttttgaaaaattgatcaTTTAATTCCTAAACCCCTTTTCCTGTTTCAATTACGACTTTACAACCGTCGAAAAAACCACATCCCCACCCCACAAACACCCACAATACTAATCGAAAGAATTGAGTATGAATTTGGACTATGTTGCTACCTACCACGGAACTCGTCAGAATTTAGAGAAACAAATTGTCgcgtttttcttttatttttatccccTTCTCCAAATTTATGTTTTGctctttttcatttgtttttcaattttttttttagttttaagttaTTATATACAAAGAAGCCAGAAATCCCTAATGGGGTGAAATATTTTGACTCTAAACTAGGGAGTTTGCTTTCTGCACCCCGTGATTAATATCTGCACCCCCTATGTTAATATAGGAAAAATAGTAACATTTTTCCCAAATCATATATCCAGTCAATCCTATACTCAAAGCAATTATTAATTtctccaataaaaaataatcacagTTTAACCGAACTCATAATACAcgtataaaaaaaacaaaaataaataaataaataaatctctCTTACCtataatttttcacttttcctttcttttttttttcaaaatccaacctttaaaacattattcttCTTACCTTAAacttttttccaaatttttatgttctatttatatatatatatatatatatatatatatatataaaagcttaAAGCCTAATATCATAATATTCATAAGGTTTAATAGTCAActttgtccctagtttggttgacaaatctcaatttagtctctctttagaaaattgtttgaaattggTCTTTACGTGTTGGTTAATTAGAGAAGAAAGGGTTTTATTCAGAAATTGGGTTTTTTAATTGAGCAGTCATCTTCTCCCCCACTCGTGGCGTTGCACCTCTTTTCTGCCGGCCAAGAGCATCACCAACGACGCCACCTACGTTGGACGTAGCAGCTCGAAACCTTCGTCCCCCTTTTTCGCGCGCGAGAGGAGTCTTGTCTATTCCGGCGACACCAACGACATGAACCAGGATCGCCACCGCCGCGATTCTCCGCCTCGATCCTTTGCATCTTCTCCGGCTGGCTGAGACCCGTGCCGGTTGCAGCAGCCAACCACTCATGCTGACGCTGCCACCAAGAGCACCACCATACTACCCGCCGGACTGTCGTCGACGACGCCCGCGGTTCAGAACGGAAAAGGAACCAATCTTCTGGGCAAGGGAACTCGTCGCAACAACCTCGGCACCGAGGACGCGAATGAACACACCAGTCATCTAATAAGGATCGGTCTCTGATATTGTTGGACAACAGATTTCTTCACTAAAGGGTGCATATTAGGGTTTGCGTACCAAAAAGAAATTGGGGAAATGGGAAATGAATTCCTAGgttaaaatttgatgaagatggtggGAGTAGATTCTGCCTcattttttattggattaagaaaatgaagcagattgaatttgatttttgggGAGTGTGATGTTTATTGGCTAGTCTTCTCCACttaatgtttttattctctGGATATTACTTTGCTTTCTGGGTGCAGGTTAAAGAGATGTTGGTGAATGAATGTACATAAAGATGAAGAGTGTGATGGTTGGTGGCAGCGTAAGAAGGGGTATGAAAATGATAATGGTTCTGTGTTGACATGGGTGGCGTAGAGGggagaagaggatgaagatagaTTGGGGTTATAGGCCGAGATAAAAGagatattctctttttttttaatagttgtaaattattttatttccccAATTAAAAAAACCTAATTTCTGAATAAAATCTTTTCACAGGTAAGCACACACATAAATATTTCACACGTAATCAATAAGTAGTGTCACATCATTAACCCATTAACTCTGTTTGATTATACTTAAGAAAATAGACTATTTtgactcaaaaatttaaaagtaaagaccaatttcaaacaattttctaaagagagactaaattgagatttgccaaccaaactagggacaaagttaactattaaacctatttataaaaaaaaatacaatagtCTATTCTTACTTGTTAGTATcttacaacaatatatattactatataAAAATAGCTCATAatatctcttaatttttttcgaTTTATAACAATATCTAAAAATATCAACtagtatttaataatttttttttaattaaataattatttatcaaattttatttcttaaaaaataaatcttttaaattaaaacaaatcctttaaattatacttaaaatatttaaccatgtttatgtaattttttcaaaacattaaaatgtCTAGGATTTCCTCACCATTTTTCTTCAGACTCTAAACttttttttggcattttttcAGTTTGGCTGTAGATAAACTTTCTCTCAAACACGTTCATTTCGCTGgctcaaaattttcaattcaacCCATTTGGT from the Vigna angularis cultivar LongXiaoDou No.4 chromosome 3, ASM1680809v1, whole genome shotgun sequence genome contains:
- the LOC108324038 gene encoding uncharacterized protein LOC108324038, which gives rise to MEGIWENMLRNHQNSLKSLFQRSKPSSPDASAADDSVNSSKPIPQLSPLANSVVFRCSKILGMSTQELQHCFDSELLPDFKELLTYARHLLEFCSYKALHKLSESSDFLNDKEFRGLTFDMMLAWEAPSVHTLPETPRSTKEETVGEEDDSALFYTSSTNMALQVDGKKTVGQEAFSRIAPVCVSIADVVTVHNLFHALTSTSAHRLHFLVYDKYLRSLDKVIKNSKNMMSASVGNLQLADEEIVLDIDGTIPTQPVLQHIGIVAWPGRLTLTNYALYFESLGVGIYEKAVRYDLCSDLKQVIKPDLTGPLGARLFDKAVMYKSTSVAEPAYFEFPEFKANLRRDYWLDISLEILRAHKFIRKYNLKETQKLEVLARAILGIFRYRAVREAFRFFSSHYKTLLTFNLAENLPRGDLILETIAHNLANLTAVSGKRDVPASKDTKGHLSVSPAAVMALFYLGFRSKMMVDICEGTIFVSDMGVGEIHPLEIAVKKSLLDTGKAEAAQATVDQVKVEGIDTNVAVMKELLFPVIVSANRLRLLASWKDFYKSAAFLLLTCYMIIRGWIQYLLPSIFVFVAILMLWRRYFRKGRSLEAFIVTPPANRNAVEQLLTLQEAITHFEAVIQAANITLLKLRALLLAILPQATEKVAVILVFIAAVFAFVPPKYIFLVVFLEYYTREMPCRKESSDRWIRRIREWWIRIPAAPVQLIKPEDSKKRK
- the LOC108325322 gene encoding uncharacterized protein LOC108325322 produces the protein MEEMPGSATAINSSNIGFQLLKKQGWKEGTGLGVSEQGRLEPVETYVKNNKRGLGADKVKKKAVKVKPDHSDSSKETSQQDHLPQKKSKTLSKRMRKMQELEKKMQEKEFERAFFREFWPENV